One genomic region from Magallana gigas chromosome 3, xbMagGiga1.1, whole genome shotgun sequence encodes:
- the LOC105318729 gene encoding toll-like receptor 13, protein MMMHTTPVLLVSLCLFQVGVARTDTCPTHCFCNKLLTSVNCEGKRLMKIPTELPKKVEKLYLQHNEIADLEPNSLCGLPELQELYLQNNKLSFIKSSTFTGTCVPNLKVIRLDNNRISSLEENAFFNLTNLNMTYFTNNRITHINPRSFVECLKMSFLHLGQNYLDHIPSLSLLTGLQQLSIQGNKVKNATFPNSFENYTLLSTIGLSTNFIENLTKESFQSLRNSPVRKLELSRNKITDISNEAFLPLTKLVSLTISLNPLTAPKLQNGLEGLKSSSLTSLNIARLQLGGQLPSSTFAILNGTVLKQLLMSNNIINQLPSRAFANLKRLEQIDLKGCRIQTIANDTFAGLRTLINLNLADNYLDKVPTNLPSSLNILYLNGNQIIALGENSFVNLVSLKNLYLGANKISEVNKLAFNGLVSLQKLHLVSNSISSLAAELFAPSGRLISLELNKNNLKTIQNSPDIFSSMTSLLYLSLADNGCSIMPLSSFKHLQSLKYLILDGNDLGDLIGSDSSGTMFARLHKLETLSLSKNFLHNLPASIFRDLSSLKTLTMEGNRISGWNNGLFKQVSALKTLDLSDNSISLVNSTSLEDLSQNPNFQMLNLSNNPFACTCDLRWFRDWVNQTRVNIANVENYVCNSPDAWKGKPLLVFDRTKINCIWFNLYFVVGVSTASGILVLVVCVIIYKKRWWILYRCYQMQKLCMGSERSKNGYQPINGYVFDAYISNADEDDKWVIEQLLPDIDSGELTEVHGDFKLYFKARDAIPGKRDFYNILVNIKVSKKVIIVLTEEYISSDLHQFEIDLAVSLKYKGEIADIIVINVGGVPYKRIPSSLEPKISKDEFLLWENKDSAIKVFKERLQNELRRETITKHVVV, encoded by the exons ATg ATGATGCATACGACTCCGGTGCTACTAGTCAGCTTATGTCTGTTTCAAGTTGGTGTTGCACGGACAGATACATGTCCCACGCATTGCTTTTGCAATAAGTTACTCACGTCGGTCAACTGCGAAGGCAAACGGTTGATGAAAATACCCACTGAACTGCCTAAAAAGGTAGAAAAATTGTATCTGCAGCACAACGAAATTGCGGATTTAGAGCCGAACTCTCTCTGCGGGCTTCCCGAACTGCAAGAACTTTATCTACAGAATAACAAACTTTCCTTTATAAAGAGTTCGACATTTACTGGGACATGTGTGCCGAATTTAAAAGTGATACGGCTTGACAATAATCGTATCAGTTCGTTGgaagaaaatgcatttttcaacTTGACAAATCTCAATATGACCTATTTCACTAATAACCGGATCACACATATTAATCCGCGGTCATTTGTTGAATGTTTAAAGATGTCTTTCTTGCATTTGGGACAAAACTATTTAGATCACATTCCATCGCTTTCATTACTAACTGGACTACAGCAACTTAGCATACAGGGAAATAAAGTCAAGAACGCAACATTTCCaaatagttttgaaaattatacaCTGCTATCAACAATTGGTCTAAGCACAAATTTCATAGAAAATCTCACAAAAGAATCTTTTCAGAGTCTGCGAAATAGTCCCGTCAGAAAGTTGGAGTTATCCAGAAATAAAATTACAGACATTTCAAATGAAGCTTTTCTGCCGTTAACAAAACTTGTCTCTTTAACAATAAGCTTAAATCCTTTAACGGCACCTAAACTACAAAATGGATTAGAGGGTCTCAAATCTTCATCTCTAACCTCACTAAATATAGCAAGACTTCAACTTGGAGGACAATTGCCTTCTTCCACGTTTGCAATTCTGAATGGAACAGTACTGAAGCAATTGCTTATGAGCAATAACATAATCAATCAACTTCCTAGTCGTGCATTCGCCAATTTAAAAAGGCTAGAGCAGATTGACTTGAAGGGTTGCAGAATTCAGACAATTGCCAACGACACCTTTGCAGGACTCCGCACTCTCATCAATTTGAACCTTGCAGACAACTATTTGGATAAAGTTCCAACAAATCTTCCATCATCGCTAAATATACTTTATCTTAATGGAAATCAAATCATAGCTCTTGGTGAAAATTCCTTTGTGAATCTAGTATCGTTGAAAAATCTTTACTTGGGTGCCAACAAAATTTCTGAGGTGAACAAATTGGCTTTCAATGGCTTGGTCAGCTTACAAAAACTGCATTTGGTTTCCAATAGTATAAGTAGTCTAGCCGCAGAACTGTTTGCTCCATCTGGAAGGTTGATTTCCCTTGAGCTAAATAAGAacaatttgaaaacaattcaaaattccCCAGACATCTTCTCATCCATGACGTCCTTGTTGTATCTTTCACTGGCTGATAACGGCTGTAGTATAATGCCATTGTCATCATTCAAACACTTACAATCACTGAAATATTTGATACTTGATGGCAACGATCTTGGAGATCTAATTGGAAGTGATAGTTCTGGGACCATGTTTGCGAGGTTACACAAATTAGAAACACTTAGTCTCTCGAAGAATTTCCTTCACAACCTACCAGCATCGATTTTCAGAGATCTTAGTTCTTTGAAGACATTAACAATGGAGGGCAATAGAATTTCTGGGTGGAACAATGGTTTATTCAAACAAGTTTCTGCACTCAAAACCCTTGATCTTAGTGATAATTCCATATCGTTGGTGAATTCAACTTCCTTGGAAGATCTTTCACaaaacccaaattttcaaatgttGAATCTGAGCAACAATCCATTTGCATGCACTTGCGACCTCCGATGGTTCAGAGATTGGGTAAACCAAACTAGAGTGAATATTGCAAATGTAGAAAATTATGTGTGTAATTCTCCCGATGCATGGAAGGGGAAACCTTTGTTAGTATTTGATCGGACAAAAATAAACTGTATTTGGTTTAACCTGTATTTTGTAGTCGGGGTTAGTACAGCCTCTGGTATCCTAGTGCTTGTCGTCTGCGTAATTATCTACAAGAAGCGATGGTGGATTCTCTACCGATGTTACCAAATGCAAAAATTGTGCATGGGCTCGGAAAGAAGCAAAAATGGTTATCAGCCAATTAACGGATATGTATTTGATGCTTATATATCCAATGCAGATGAGGACGATAAATGGGTTATTGAACAGCTACTGCCAGATATCGACTCTGGAGAATTGACTGAAGTCCATGGAGACTTTAAGTTGTATTTCAAAGCTCGTGATGCAATTCCCGGAAAACGTGACTTTTACAATATCTTAGTAAACATTAAAGTAAGTAAAAAAGTCATCATCGTTTTGACAGAAGAATACATCTCCAGTGATCTACATCAATTCGAAATTGATCTTGCTGTGAGCTTGAAATACAAGGGTGAAATTGCTGACATTATTGTCATTAATGTTGGTGGTGTTCCGTATAAACGCATCCCAAGTTCATTAGAACCGAAAATTTCCAAAGATGAATTTTTGCTATGGGAAAATAAAGACAGTGCCATAAAGGTATTCAAGGAGAGGCTCCAAAACGAACTAAGACGTGAAACGATAACTAAACATGTCGTTGTATAA